GCTATTTTAGGGGCATTTTTTTCGATTTTAAATTAAAAATGCTACTTTTAACGGGGAACAGCTTACCTCTTATCAGTTGTAAAAAGTTGTTGAGGGTACTGGCGTTGTAACGTTCCCGTAATTTAAGGTATGTCTATAATGGAAATTTTAAAGTGAAAGTGAAGTTTCATGAACTTGCCTGAGTTTGAGCGCGTACTTTACAAGCACAACCCTTTGAGAGAGGTTGTGTGCCAGTTGCGCTTCCCACCAATACTCAAGATCTCTAATCAAGAGCCAGTTGAGTTTCAGGATGAGCTTAGGCTTCAATATCCGCTTTTTGAGACAGTTAGGACGCAATTACCGTTAGAGATATCAAATGTTTGGCAACAGTTAGGTTTACCACAGCAAAATGAAGTTGCTTACAGTTTTAAGTCAGAAGACCAAAGATGGAATTTATCTATTACCAAAGATTTTATTGCTCTAGCTACCTTTTCTTACGAACGGTATGAACCATTTAAGCAACGTCTTGAGAAAGCTTTAGAAATATTTGAACGTATCTATAAGCCATCTTTCTATACTAGGGTTGGGCTTCGATACCAAGACTTAGTTATTCGTTCAAAACTTGAAATTGAAGATAAGAATTGGTCAGAATTAATTGCTAAAAATATTGCTTCAGAATTGTACGATCCAGAACTTTCTTCTTCAATTGAGACAGTAACAAAGAATCTAATTTTGAACACAGAAAATGGAAAAATTAATTTTAATCATGGACTTGTTACAGTGAAAGAGGCACAGCAAAACAGTAATGAGATTGCTTATTTATTTGATGCTGATTTTTATACAGAACAGAAAATAGAAGGAAATGGAGATGTCTGGAACATACTCAGTCAGTTCAACCAATCTGCTAGAAGACTCTTTAGGTGGAGCATTACAGATACCCTCCATAATGCCATGCAACCCCAGCCAGTTGACTCGGTATAAACCTAGTCAAACTTCATCAGGTATTACTCCCAATAATGTAGTTTTTGATAGAGAAAGTGGCAAACCTATCATAATTCAGTATCCTTCTTTTGATTTAATGATGTCT
The Merismopedia glauca CCAP 1448/3 genome window above contains:
- a CDS encoding TIGR04255 family protein codes for the protein MNLPEFERVLYKHNPLREVVCQLRFPPILKISNQEPVEFQDELRLQYPLFETVRTQLPLEISNVWQQLGLPQQNEVAYSFKSEDQRWNLSITKDFIALATFSYERYEPFKQRLEKALEIFERIYKPSFYTRVGLRYQDLVIRSKLEIEDKNWSELIAKNIASELYDPELSSSIETVTKNLILNTENGKINFNHGLVTVKEAQQNSNEIAYLFDADFYTEQKIEGNGDVWNILSQFNQSARRLFRWSITDTLHNAMQPQPVDSV